The genomic stretch TTTTGACTATGATCTTAAAATAGCGACAAAATATGTTAATCCTTTGATATTTACTACTTTAGAATATGAAGATGGAGAATAAAAACTTAAAAAATGCTGTAAGATATGCGGCACTTGGAGCTGAGTTTGGGAGTATGGTGCTTGGTTTAGCTTTTGTAGGGCATTATGCAGATAAACATTTTAACAGCAGACCTTTATTTACAATAATAGGTATATTTGTTGGTTTTGTTTCCGGCATTTACAGACTTTACCAGATATCAAAGGCTTTTGATAAAATGAATAAAAATAATAAGGATTAAAGTATGAAGCCTATAATAAATAGTTTATTAGATACTGATTTATATAAATTTACCATGCAGCAATGTGCTTTAAGACAGTTTTCTGATGTTTGGGTACGTTATGTATTTAAAAGCAGGAATATATTAGATTGGACTTTTGAAATGCATGAGGAGCTTTTAAGACAAATAAAATATTTCTGCAGCTTAAGTTTCAAAAAAGATGAACTTGAATATTTGGCTTCTTTAAGATTTATAAAAAAAGATTATATAGAGTTTTTAAAATTATACAGACCTTTAGAAGAACATGTAAAAGCCTTATTTGATAATGATAAATTAACCGTTGAAATAGAAGGTCCTTGGTATCAGACTATACTTTGGGAAATACCTATGCTTGCTATGATTAGCGAGATTTATTATACATATACTGTTTGTAAAGAGGATAATGGAAAAAAAGCATATGAACAGGCGGAGATTAATTTATTAAAAAAAATAGATGAAAAACTTCTTCCTATGCATAAAGAAGATAAAGGATTTAAACTTTCAGAGTTTGGGACTAGAAGAAGGTTTTCTTTTGATTGGCAGAATAAAGTTGTTGATATACTCAAGAAAAAACTTCCGTCTTCCTGTTTGGTTGGTACTAGTAATGTTTATTTTGCTAAAAAATATGATTTGCTTGCTGTAGGTACAAATGCTCAT from Brachyspira murdochii DSM 12563 encodes the following:
- a CDS encoding AtpZ/AtpI family protein, whose amino-acid sequence is MENKNLKNAVRYAALGAEFGSMVLGLAFVGHYADKHFNSRPLFTIIGIFVGFVSGIYRLYQISKAFDKMNKNNKD
- the pncB gene encoding nicotinate phosphoribosyltransferase encodes the protein MKPIINSLLDTDLYKFTMQQCALRQFSDVWVRYVFKSRNILDWTFEMHEELLRQIKYFCSLSFKKDELEYLASLRFIKKDYIEFLKLYRPLEEHVKALFDNDKLTVEIEGPWYQTILWEIPMLAMISEIYYTYTVCKEDNGKKAYEQAEINLLKKIDEKLLPMHKEDKGFKLSEFGTRRRFSFDWQNKVVDILKKKLPSSCLVGTSNVYFAKKYDLLAVGTNAHEYYQIGQALDKVRLAESQKFMLQSWVNEYRGDLGIALSDTLGTDKFLKDFDLYFAKLYDGIRHDSGDPIAWGYKVINHYKSLRVDPKTKTLLFSDSLNFDKAYVIYKEFKDEANVTFGIGTYITNDFEPVSKPLNIVMKLQSVNGKPVAKLSDDDGKTICEDEAFLNYLKIVAKE